In Clostridium sp. SY8519, one genomic interval encodes:
- a CDS encoding DUF5717 family protein: MRKKIQETIRGKIESVRHKMIFPEKELRFSVIENDTFQGKFSFEAENHMQIRGIVSCPNSHVTCLNPGFDGRRIRIPFEYRSEGMTEGSEEEGYFVITSNIGEFLYPYHAVIRKNYTHTSIGWIKTLNDFTNLAKLNWPEALALFSSGSFSQIFHKGEERELALYRGLTSRGFSSAQMEEFLTAAGRKEQNYFFLNSGKQTFVTSDRPISDFVPVEKANWGYMQIHVSCDSDFVELSAPVISGTDFTGKHAEFAYRILPERMHDGRNLAQIVFETVDQRETVEITAASEDSFRYRLDSHRRDVTDLQLELQYIGFRLGRIEQQAWKKNSLDILTEYQNSHPEDLWHQLYAAYVRFICKDTAAAEEILVEFDARADWKRTPMEGLYLYLTTFQKGDPEYAAEVTALVRELYQRFPGHPVLAWVLLSMDEALLRNEERRYLFLKRLMTRSSTSPVFYLEAYRLALKDTGLLNVGDRFERRLVHWILGENLLFPDLIPVIILMSEKDTDYHPQMLQNLKQCYQTAPSVDLLKAICTYLISFHRCQESDFAWYALGVRKQIKVAGLYEAFLKCWNPEKTPLPIPVVKYFMMQDKIQWKWKARIYAWLIAHRSDFAAEWDTYDRQICSFAAEALRTGYRSDELFDVFRYYKSRIPRKQWEEEKNDCEETSKITIENDSVTHLCVLEADSRRMITVPVHNGCAFVRLPRQEALLLLQDSYGNLHNLRSYVRITSMFEKEEDAADRFAVSAAAAEAEPQISPVDETAARLEQFADRLSVMDALIVQGKTLGLHVQRYEEQILARSLFCGEFPEHHVLFFRDLCAYPNNERLCDAYVSRISLEYLCGHLPISTEALTYILQSEEKGHHLSDYCKAALVRNWYLPVEEPVLSREKAEALLQELILKGRRFDFYNQLPEEIRGRYLLDGLLYIQFAGSAGAHYEIRYNIRMRSGSQEEDDVYITRSAAMPESLSGIFCAGIPAVPGAMYQYQILCAGEPCTDWLPLHLEAEPDSRSGSRIRRMMGLVSENGLDGPRAEQYETERQLADQYFVQMRNDDEWETIR, encoded by the coding sequence ATGCGTAAGAAAATACAAGAAACCATCAGAGGAAAAATAGAATCCGTCCGCCACAAAATGATTTTCCCGGAAAAAGAACTTCGCTTCTCCGTCATTGAGAACGATACTTTTCAGGGAAAGTTTTCATTTGAGGCGGAAAATCACATGCAGATACGCGGAATTGTCTCCTGCCCGAATTCCCATGTCACATGCCTGAACCCAGGCTTTGACGGCAGGCGGATCCGGATTCCGTTTGAATACCGCAGCGAAGGCATGACCGAAGGCAGTGAAGAGGAAGGATACTTTGTCATCACTTCAAACATCGGCGAATTTCTCTATCCCTATCATGCCGTGATCCGCAAAAATTATACCCATACATCCATCGGATGGATCAAAACCCTGAACGATTTCACAAATCTGGCCAAGCTGAACTGGCCGGAGGCCCTGGCCCTTTTTTCATCCGGTTCCTTTTCCCAGATCTTCCACAAAGGGGAGGAACGGGAACTGGCCCTGTACCGCGGACTTACGAGCAGAGGGTTTTCTTCCGCCCAGATGGAAGAGTTCCTGACCGCCGCCGGCAGAAAAGAGCAGAATTACTTTTTCCTTAATTCTGGCAAGCAGACATTCGTCACCTCTGACCGTCCGATTTCAGACTTTGTGCCGGTGGAGAAGGCAAACTGGGGATATATGCAGATTCACGTCAGCTGCGACAGCGATTTTGTGGAGCTGTCTGCCCCTGTGATTTCCGGAACGGATTTCACCGGAAAACACGCGGAATTCGCTTACCGGATTCTGCCGGAACGCATGCATGACGGCCGCAATCTGGCGCAGATTGTCTTTGAGACCGTTGATCAGCGGGAAACGGTGGAAATTACCGCAGCCAGTGAAGACTCCTTCCGTTACAGGCTGGACAGTCACCGCAGGGATGTTACGGATCTTCAGCTGGAACTGCAGTACATCGGTTTTCGCCTGGGACGGATCGAACAGCAGGCCTGGAAGAAGAATTCCCTGGATATCCTGACGGAATATCAGAACAGTCATCCGGAAGATCTCTGGCATCAGCTGTACGCCGCCTATGTGCGGTTTATCTGCAAAGACACTGCCGCAGCAGAGGAAATTCTTGTGGAATTTGATGCCCGGGCAGACTGGAAACGCACTCCCATGGAAGGGCTTTACCTGTATCTGACCACCTTTCAGAAGGGAGATCCGGAGTATGCGGCGGAGGTGACCGCCCTGGTCCGGGAACTGTATCAGCGTTTTCCCGGCCATCCGGTGCTGGCCTGGGTGCTGCTTTCCATGGATGAAGCGCTGCTGCGCAACGAAGAGCGGAGGTATCTGTTCCTGAAACGCCTGATGACCAGAAGCAGCACCAGTCCCGTCTTTTATCTGGAAGCGTATCGTCTGGCTCTGAAAGATACCGGGCTCCTGAACGTGGGAGACCGGTTCGAACGGCGGTTGGTACACTGGATTCTTGGCGAAAACCTGCTGTTTCCGGACCTGATACCGGTCATTATCCTGATGTCGGAAAAAGATACGGATTACCATCCGCAGATGCTGCAGAATCTGAAACAGTGCTACCAGACCGCCCCGTCAGTGGATCTTCTCAAGGCGATCTGCACATATCTGATCAGTTTTCACCGCTGCCAGGAGTCCGATTTTGCGTGGTATGCCCTCGGGGTCAGAAAGCAGATCAAGGTGGCAGGGCTCTATGAAGCGTTTCTGAAGTGCTGGAATCCGGAAAAAACACCACTGCCGATTCCTGTTGTGAAATATTTCATGATGCAGGACAAGATTCAGTGGAAATGGAAGGCGCGCATCTACGCCTGGCTGATTGCGCACCGTTCCGATTTCGCGGCAGAATGGGACACCTATGACAGACAGATCTGTTCCTTCGCGGCAGAGGCTCTGCGTACCGGCTATCGGAGCGATGAGCTTTTTGATGTTTTCCGGTATTACAAATCCCGTATCCCGCGGAAGCAGTGGGAAGAAGAGAAAAACGACTGTGAGGAAACCAGCAAAATCACTATTGAGAATGACAGCGTCACACATCTCTGTGTCCTGGAGGCGGATTCCCGCCGAATGATTACGGTACCGGTACACAACGGCTGCGCTTTCGTGCGGCTGCCGCGTCAGGAAGCCCTGCTTCTTCTGCAGGATTCTTACGGCAACCTGCACAATCTGCGTTCTTATGTCCGGATCACATCCATGTTTGAGAAGGAAGAAGATGCGGCGGACCGTTTTGCTGTTTCCGCCGCCGCTGCGGAAGCAGAGCCGCAGATCAGTCCGGTGGATGAGACCGCGGCCCGTCTGGAACAGTTTGCGGACAGGCTTTCGGTCATGGACGCGCTGATTGTACAGGGCAAAACGCTGGGACTCCATGTGCAGCGCTACGAAGAGCAGATCCTGGCACGCTCTCTGTTCTGCGGGGAGTTCCCTGAGCACCATGTGCTTTTTTTCAGGGATCTGTGCGCCTATCCGAACAATGAAAGACTCTGTGACGCGTATGTATCCAGGATATCCCTGGAATACCTGTGCGGCCATCTGCCCATCAGCACAGAAGCCCTGACGTATATTCTGCAGTCAGAGGAAAAGGGACATCATCTCAGTGACTACTGCAAGGCGGCCCTGGTCCGGAACTGGTATCTTCCTGTGGAAGAACCGGTACTTTCCCGGGAAAAGGCGGAAGCCCTGCTGCAGGAGCTGATCCTGAAAGGCAGAAGGTTTGACTTTTACAATCAGCTGCCGGAAGAGATCCGGGGCAGATACCTGCTGGACGGCCTGCTTTATATCCAGTTTGCCGGGTCCGCCGGCGCGCATTATGAAATTCGGTATAATATTCGGATGCGCAGCGGCTCTCAGGAAGAAGATGATGTTTACATCACCCGGAGCGCGGCTATGCCGGAGTCCCTGTCCGGGATTTTCTGCGCAGGCATTCCCGCGGTTCCGGGAGCGATGTATCAGTATCAGATTCTATGCGCCGGAGAGCCCTGCACGGACTGGCTTCCCCTGCATCTGGAAGCAGAACCGGACAGCAGATCAGGTTCCCGGATCCGCCGGATGATGGGCCTGGTATCGGAAAACGGGCTGGATGGCCCGCGGGCAGAACAGTATGAAACAGAAAGACAGCTGGCCGATCAGTACTTTGTGCAGATGAGGAATGATGATGAATGGGAAACAATCAGATAA
- a CDS encoding DUF5716 family protein produces the protein MMMNGKQSDNELYIGIDLGEKRALVSFYTAGMVEPETVTTRTSEEHYEIPTAICRTKNGKLFYGEEAVKRRAEEGAVFADHLLQQAVQLRTEEKLEDLTLFLKRLTAFRRSYARDMQEPYHLGIAVPHLNTETVSILLQIRDRLQIAPERFRMTDYRESFFDYTILQDRSIWKNDTVMFDFTDRQLTCYHLKIRGKRHPLRAQVHTSRWEVPELAMADRGERDRFFSARVEESFLGQNISGVYLIGDGFDGGWFDRTLEAFGPSKRIFIGKNLYTKGACLGAFRRLHDEGECIRFVCDYKIRRELCIRVSQERREVFLPIVTAGKNWFESSFSCCLLYNGSSEIRLYERETGHGPKLRQTLFLDDFPARKPKSVRLRFSAYPINAGQLLIRISDEGFGGFYPNTGKAWSYTVDLNEDNGNE, from the coding sequence ATGATGATGAATGGGAAACAATCAGATAATGAACTGTATATCGGAATTGATCTGGGGGAAAAGCGGGCGCTGGTAAGCTTTTATACAGCGGGCATGGTGGAGCCGGAGACCGTCACCACAAGAACCAGCGAAGAGCATTATGAGATTCCCACCGCAATCTGCCGAACCAAAAACGGAAAGCTGTTCTACGGGGAGGAAGCTGTCAAGCGGCGCGCAGAGGAGGGGGCAGTTTTTGCCGATCATCTGCTGCAGCAGGCAGTGCAGCTTCGGACAGAGGAGAAACTGGAAGACCTTACCCTGTTTCTGAAACGACTGACAGCCTTTCGGCGCAGTTATGCCAGAGATATGCAGGAACCGTATCATCTGGGAATCGCGGTTCCCCACCTGAACACGGAAACGGTAAGCATTCTGCTGCAGATCCGTGACCGGCTGCAGATTGCGCCGGAACGGTTTCGAATGACAGACTACCGGGAAAGTTTTTTTGACTATACGATCCTGCAGGACCGGTCCATCTGGAAAAATGACACAGTAATGTTTGATTTTACCGACCGTCAGCTTACCTGCTATCACCTGAAGATACGGGGCAAACGGCATCCCCTTCGCGCCCAGGTGCATACGTCCCGCTGGGAAGTTCCGGAACTGGCCATGGCAGACCGGGGGGAACGGGACCGCTTTTTTTCCGCCCGGGTGGAAGAGTCGTTTCTCGGCCAGAATATATCAGGCGTGTATCTGATCGGCGACGGGTTTGACGGCGGCTGGTTTGACCGCACACTGGAGGCTTTCGGCCCCAGCAAACGGATTTTTATCGGCAAAAATTTATATACAAAAGGCGCCTGCCTGGGGGCCTTCCGCCGTCTGCACGATGAGGGCGAGTGTATTCGTTTTGTATGTGATTATAAGATCCGCCGGGAACTCTGCATCCGGGTCAGCCAGGAGCGGCGGGAAGTCTTTCTGCCGATTGTGACTGCCGGAAAAAACTGGTTTGAAAGCAGTTTTTCCTGCTGCCTGCTCTATAACGGCTCCAGTGAAATCCGGCTGTATGAACGGGAAACCGGGCACGGGCCGAAGCTGCGCCAGACCCTTTTTCTGGATGATTTTCCGGCACGCAAGCCGAAATCCGTGCGTCTGCGGTTTTCCGCATATCCCATCAATGCGGGACAGCTGCTGATTCGGATCAGCGATGAGGGGTTCGGCGGATTTTATCCGAATACGGGAAAAGCATGGAGTTATACGGTGGATCTGAACGAGGACAATGGAAATGAGTGA
- a CDS encoding Rossmann-like and DUF2520 domain-containing protein, whose protein sequence is MKAGFIGAGKVGFSIGKHLTAHGTEVSGYYSRTPESSRQAAEFTGSRQYMSLKQIAEDSDILFLSVCDSAIAPVWEQLKKLPLQNKLICHFSGVLSSGIFSDIERVHAYGYSVHPLFAFSDRYESYRHLADAFFTIEGNPEQIHSIEKIFNSCGNHTAVISSEAKVRYHAAAAVASNLYVGLAFLAEEMLQDCGFSPEAAHEALAPLIRGNAENIVSSGPVQALTGPVERNDTDTAAAHLSCLTGQEREIYRLLSLKVLQAAQQRHPDRDYREMKGVLQ, encoded by the coding sequence ATGAAAGCAGGTTTTATTGGCGCGGGAAAGGTCGGCTTTTCCATCGGAAAGCACCTGACAGCGCACGGTACAGAGGTATCCGGCTATTACAGCAGAACACCGGAATCCTCACGGCAAGCGGCAGAATTTACCGGCTCACGGCAGTACATGAGCCTGAAACAGATAGCTGAGGACAGTGACATACTGTTTTTAAGTGTGTGTGACAGTGCGATTGCACCGGTCTGGGAACAGCTGAAAAAACTTCCGCTTCAGAATAAGCTGATCTGTCATTTCAGTGGAGTGTTAAGCTCCGGTATATTTTCAGATATTGAGCGTGTTCACGCTTACGGATATTCCGTACATCCGCTTTTCGCTTTCAGCGACCGGTACGAATCCTACCGGCATCTGGCGGATGCGTTTTTTACCATCGAAGGCAATCCAGAACAAATTCACAGCATCGAGAAGATCTTTAATTCCTGCGGCAATCATACGGCAGTGATTTCTTCGGAGGCAAAAGTGCGCTACCATGCGGCGGCGGCTGTTGCCAGCAACCTGTATGTAGGCCTGGCATTTCTGGCAGAAGAGATGCTGCAGGACTGCGGGTTTTCACCGGAAGCCGCCCATGAGGCGCTGGCTCCGCTGATTCGCGGCAATGCGGAGAATATTGTATCTTCCGGGCCGGTGCAGGCACTGACAGGACCTGTGGAGCGCAACGACACAGATACCGCGGCGGCCCATCTGTCCTGCCTGACCGGACAGGAGCGGGAGATCTACCGGCTGCTGTCACTGAAAGTGCTTCAGGCAGCGCAGCAGAGGCATCCGGACCGTGATTACCGGGAAATGAAAGGGGTATTACAATGA
- the panB gene encoding 3-methyl-2-oxobutanoate hydroxymethyltransferase, translated as MSKTLNTFRKMKAAGDKITMITCYDYSMAKLMSEADLDILLIGDSLGMTIMGYPDTLSVTMEDMIHHTACVSRGAGDSFVIADMPFMSYQTSVYDAVKNAGRLVQEGHANCVKLEGGASVCPQIEAIVKASVPVCAHIGLTPQSVNAFGGFRVQGKSAEAAQKILDDARKVEAAGASLVVLEGIPAKLAAKITENLTIPTIGIGAGAGCDGQVLVYQDMLGMFTDFVPKFVKHFASCGAIMKKAFSDYASEVKAGTFPAEEHTYGISDEIMDALK; from the coding sequence ATGAGCAAGACACTGAATACATTTCGTAAAATGAAGGCGGCAGGAGACAAAATCACAATGATTACCTGCTATGACTATTCCATGGCGAAACTGATGAGCGAAGCAGATCTGGACATTCTTCTGATCGGCGACTCCCTGGGCATGACCATTATGGGATATCCGGATACTTTAAGCGTCACCATGGAAGACATGATTCATCATACGGCCTGTGTATCCCGGGGAGCTGGCGATTCCTTTGTGATCGCGGATATGCCGTTTATGTCTTACCAGACCTCGGTCTATGACGCGGTGAAGAATGCCGGCCGCCTGGTTCAGGAGGGACATGCCAACTGCGTGAAATTAGAGGGAGGCGCTTCCGTATGCCCGCAGATCGAGGCGATTGTGAAGGCATCTGTTCCGGTCTGCGCCCATATCGGCCTGACACCCCAGTCGGTCAATGCCTTTGGCGGATTCCGGGTACAGGGAAAAAGCGCGGAAGCTGCCCAGAAGATACTGGATGATGCCCGGAAGGTAGAAGCGGCCGGTGCCAGCCTGGTGGTTCTGGAAGGAATTCCGGCGAAACTTGCGGCAAAGATCACCGAAAACCTGACGATTCCTACCATCGGGATCGGAGCGGGAGCCGGATGTGACGGTCAGGTTCTGGTATATCAGGACATGCTGGGGATGTTTACCGATTTTGTTCCGAAATTTGTCAAACATTTTGCCAGCTGCGGCGCGATCATGAAAAAAGCCTTTTCTGATTATGCGTCAGAGGTGAAAGCCGGTACGTTTCCGGCGGAGGAACACACCTACGGGATTTCCGATGAAATTATGGATGCCCTGAAATAA
- the panC gene encoding pantoate--beta-alanine ligase: protein MQITDKIKEAKEITRAWAREGLTIGFVPTMGYLHEGHASLIRRAREENDRVVVSIFVNPIQFGPTEDLESYPRDFEKDSALCESLGADLIFHPEPEEMYGDHFTTYVDMTVLTEELCGLSRPVHFRGVCTVLTKLFHIVAPSRAYFGEKDAQQLAVVKHMAEDLNMDLEVIGCPIVREADGLAKSSRNTYLSPEERKAALCLSRSIRLAEQMIADGEKRASVVLDAMKKEISSEPLARIDYVKAVDGLTMQQIEQLDAPALIAIAVYIGKTRLIDNTHIR, encoded by the coding sequence ATGCAGATCACAGACAAGATCAAAGAAGCAAAAGAAATTACGCGTGCCTGGGCCCGAGAAGGCCTGACCATAGGCTTCGTTCCCACCATGGGATATCTTCATGAGGGACATGCCAGCCTGATCCGGCGTGCGCGGGAAGAAAATGACCGTGTGGTTGTGAGTATTTTCGTAAATCCGATTCAGTTCGGTCCCACAGAGGATCTGGAAAGCTACCCGAGAGATTTTGAAAAAGACAGCGCCCTGTGCGAATCCCTTGGGGCAGACCTGATTTTCCATCCGGAGCCGGAGGAGATGTACGGGGATCATTTCACAACCTATGTGGATATGACCGTACTGACGGAAGAACTGTGCGGCCTCAGCCGTCCGGTACATTTCCGCGGTGTATGCACCGTACTGACCAAACTGTTTCATATTGTCGCGCCCAGCCGCGCGTACTTTGGAGAGAAGGACGCCCAGCAGCTGGCAGTGGTCAAACATATGGCAGAAGATCTGAATATGGACCTGGAGGTCATCGGCTGCCCGATTGTCCGGGAAGCGGACGGCCTGGCAAAAAGCTCCAGAAACACTTATCTGTCCCCGGAAGAGCGCAAAGCAGCTCTTTGCCTGAGCCGTTCCATCCGGCTGGCTGAACAGATGATCGCAGACGGGGAAAAACGCGCATCCGTGGTTCTTGACGCAATGAAAAAAGAGATCAGCAGCGAACCGCTGGCCCGTATCGATTATGTCAAGGCTGTGGACGGGCTGACCATGCAGCAGATTGAACAGCTGGATGCCCCCGCTCTGATTGCGATTGCTGTTTATATCGGAAAGACACGGCTGATCGATAACACACACATTCGCTGA
- the panD gene encoding aspartate 1-decarboxylase, protein MFITMLKGKIHRAVVSQAELNYVGSITVDEDLLDAAGIMEYEKVQIVDVNNGERFETYTIKGERGSGMICLNGAAARCASVGDRIIIMSYAQMTPEEAKEIKPSVVFVDDDNHISRITNYEKYGHLYEDEKTEQ, encoded by the coding sequence ATGTTTATTACCATGCTGAAAGGAAAAATTCACCGCGCAGTTGTATCACAGGCGGAACTGAACTATGTAGGCTCGATTACAGTGGACGAAGACCTGCTGGATGCAGCCGGAATCATGGAGTACGAGAAAGTTCAGATCGTAGATGTGAACAACGGGGAACGCTTTGAGACTTATACGATCAAAGGAGAGAGGGGCAGCGGAATGATCTGCTTAAACGGCGCTGCCGCAAGATGTGCCTCTGTGGGCGACAGAATTATCATCATGTCCTATGCGCAGATGACACCGGAGGAAGCAAAAGAGATCAAACCCTCGGTTGTTTTCGTGGATGATGACAATCATATTTCACGCATTACCAATTATGAGAAATACGGACATCTCTATGAGGATGAAAAAACAGAGCAGTAA
- the coaBC gene encoding bifunctional phosphopantothenoylcysteine decarboxylase/phosphopantothenate--cysteine ligase CoaBC has product MLTGKTVVLGVTGSIAAYKAAGLASMLVKQHADVHVIMTKNATNFIHPIAFETLTNHKCLVDTFDRNFQFHVAHVNLAQQADLMMIAPASANVIGKLAHGIADDMLTTTAMACHAPMYISPAMNTNMYLNPILQENLEILRRFGKHIIAPATGMLACRDVGAGKMPEPELLMEYILAEIACKKDLAGKKVLVSAGPTQEAIDPVRFISNHSTGKMGYALAENAMRRGAEVTLVSGPCSIQPPEFVQVVPVRSAQEMYDAIVPRSAEADIIIMTAAVADYRPAAVSTEKIKKSDRELSIDLTRTKDILGTLGKNKKAHTFLCGFSMETEHMLENSRDKLRRKNLDLIVANNLKVKGAGFGTDTNAVTLIGRNEEKELPLMDKKQVASGILDYIAAHSSASAEEN; this is encoded by the coding sequence ATGCTAACAGGCAAAACAGTTGTTCTTGGAGTTACAGGAAGCATCGCGGCCTATAAGGCAGCCGGACTGGCAAGCATGCTGGTGAAACAGCATGCGGATGTCCATGTGATTATGACGAAAAACGCCACGAATTTTATCCATCCGATTGCTTTCGAAACCCTGACCAATCACAAGTGTCTTGTGGATACTTTTGACAGAAATTTTCAGTTTCATGTGGCCCATGTAAACCTGGCGCAGCAGGCGGATCTGATGATGATCGCACCGGCTTCCGCCAATGTAATCGGAAAGCTTGCCCACGGAATCGCGGATGACATGCTCACGACTACCGCAATGGCCTGCCATGCTCCCATGTATATTTCACCGGCAATGAATACAAATATGTACTTAAACCCCATCTTACAGGAAAATCTTGAAATCCTGCGCAGATTCGGAAAGCATATTATTGCGCCGGCCACGGGCATGCTTGCCTGCAGGGATGTGGGAGCCGGCAAAATGCCGGAACCGGAACTCCTTATGGAATATATTCTGGCAGAAATTGCCTGCAAAAAAGACCTGGCAGGCAAAAAGGTGCTGGTTTCCGCAGGACCTACGCAGGAAGCCATCGATCCGGTGCGCTTTATCTCCAACCATTCCACCGGAAAGATGGGATATGCGCTGGCGGAAAACGCGATGCGGAGGGGCGCGGAAGTCACACTGGTCAGCGGACCCTGCTCCATTCAGCCGCCGGAGTTTGTGCAGGTGGTTCCTGTTCGTTCGGCCCAGGAGATGTATGACGCCATTGTACCGCGCAGCGCAGAGGCGGATATCATAATTATGACTGCCGCGGTGGCAGATTACCGTCCGGCTGCTGTCAGTACGGAAAAAATCAAAAAATCAGACCGGGAACTTTCCATTGACCTGACACGGACAAAGGACATTCTCGGCACGCTTGGGAAAAATAAAAAAGCCCATACATTTTTGTGCGGATTTTCCATGGAAACAGAGCATATGCTGGAAAATTCCAGGGATAAACTCCGCAGAAAAAACCTGGATCTGATTGTGGCCAACAACCTGAAAGTAAAAGGCGCAGGCTTCGGAACAGATACCAATGCAGTGACACTGATTGGAAGAAATGAGGAAAAGGAACTGCCGCTGATGGACAAAAAGCAGGTGGCTTCCGGTATCCTCGACTACATTGCGGCACATAGTTCCGCATCTGCCGAAGAGAACTAG